A genomic window from Punica granatum isolate Tunisia-2019 chromosome 2, ASM765513v2, whole genome shotgun sequence includes:
- the LOC116196105 gene encoding LRR receptor-like serine/threonine-protein kinase ERL1 isoform X1 has product MADDTFFRHRGNARLLLWLWLSVAVFSVFCPLAAALIDEGKGLMKVKASFSDVANVLLDWDDVHNTDFCSWRGVACDNFSLSVVSLNLSNLNLGGEISPAIGDLRNLQSIDFQGNKLTGQIPDEIGDCSTLIHLDLSDNLLYGDIPYSISNLKQLEFLNLKNNQLTGPIPSSVTQIPNLKTLDLARNLLTGEIPRLLYWNEVLQYLGLRGNLLTGTLSPDMCQLTGLWFFDVRGNNLTGTIPENIGNCTSFEILDISYNQITGEIPYNIAFLQVATLSLQGNRLTGKIPEVIGLMQALAVLDLSENELVGPIPPILGNLSFTGKLYLHGNKLTGPIPPELGNMSKLSYLQLNDNHLTGTIPAELGKLDQLFELNLANNYLEGPIPDNISSCMALNQFNVHGNRLNRSIPSGFRNLRSLTYLNLSANNFRGRIPTDLGRIINLDTLDLSSNDFSGPVPPSIGGLEHLLTLNLSRNHLDGPLPAGFGNLRSIQIIDMSFNNLSGTIPAELGQLQNILSLILNNNKLRGDIPDQLTNCFSLLILNVSYNNLSGIIPPNRNFTRFPPNSDKDILFSFIGNAFLCGNWLGSICGPSVTKSQVLFAPAFLSRTAVICMVLGFVTLFSMILVAIYKSKQRSIVKKPSKNIHGPPKLVILHMDMAIRTFDDIMRITENFSEKYIVGYGASSTVYKCVLKSSRPIAIKRLYSQYQNNSQEFETELETIGSIRHRNIVSLHGYALSPHGNLLFYDFMENGSLWDLLHGPSKKVKLDWDTRLKIAVGAAQGLAYLHHDCDPRIIHRDIKSSNILLDENFEAHLSDFGIAKCIPSAKTHASTYVLGTIGYIDPEYARTSRLTEKSDVYSFGIVLLELLTGKKAVDNESNLLQMILSKADDNTIMDAVDPEVSVTCMDISHVKKVFQLALLCTKRLPSDRPSMHEVARVLVSLVPPPATKKPTPVPLKRIDYARFVIDNQGQQQQLTTNHQNNSSDAQWFLRFREVVSKNTF; this is encoded by the exons CGATGTGCACAACACGGATTTCTGCTCATGGCGCGGTGTCGCCTGTGACAACTTCAGCCTCTCTGTCGTCTCTCT GAATCTGTCCAACTTGAACTTGGGAGGCGAGATTTCCCCTGCCATCGGTGATCTTAGGAACTTGCAGTCCAT AGATTTCCAGGGGAATAAGTTGACGGGTCAAATCCCAGATGAAATTGGAGATTGTTCGACTCTGATACACTT GGATTTGTCCGACAACTTGCTTTATGGAGATATTCCGTACTCAATTTCCAACCTTAAGCAGCTTGAATTCTT GAACCTGAAGAACAACCAGTTAACTGGACCTATTCCTTCAAGTGTTACTCAGATTCCTAATCTGAAAACTCT TGATCTTGCTCGGAACCTGCTTACTGGTGAGATACCTCGGCTACTCTACTGGAATGAAGTTCTGCAATACCT TGGCCTACGTGGGAATTTGCTCACTGGAACATTGTCTCCCGATATGTGCCAGCTGACAGGACTTTGGTTCTT TGATGTAAGGGGGAACAATTTGACTGGTACCATTCCTGAGAACATTGGCAACTGTACGAGCTTTGAAATCTT GGATATTTCATACAATCAGATAACTGGAGAGATCCCTTACAACATTGCCTTCCTCCAAGTTGCTACCCT GTCACTGCAGGGTAACAGGCTAACAGGGAAAATACCAGAGGTCATTGGTTTGATGCAAGCTCTCGCCGTTCT GGACTTGAGCGAGAATGAGTTGGTTGGACCGATTCCCCCCATACTCGGCAACCTGTCTTTTACTGGCAAATT gTACCTCCATGGGAATAAACTCACTGGTCCTATTCCCCCAGAGCTCGGCAACATGTCAAAACTAAGCTATTT GCAGTTGAATGATAATCACCTAACTGGGACCATTCCAGCAGAACTTGGGAAGCTTGATCAGTTGTTTGAATT GAACCTGGCCAACAACTATCTTGAAGGACCTATCCCAGATAACATAAGCTCATGCATGGCACTGAATCAATT CAACGTCCATGGCAATCGCCTGAACAGATCTATTCCATCAGGGTTCCGGAATCTCAGGAGCTTGACTTACCT CAATCTGTCAGCAAACAATTTTAGGGGCAGGATACCTACAGATCTGGGTCGCATCATCAATCTTGATACACT GGACCTCTCAAGTAACGATTTCTCAGGACCTGTACCACCTTCCATCGGTGGACTGGAACATCTACTCACATT GAACCTGAGCAGAAATCATCTTGATGGCCCATTGCCAGCCGGATTTGGGAATCTTAGGAGCATACAGATTAT AGACATGTCATTCAACAATCTCTCCGGCACCATACCTGCTGAACTGGGGCAGTTGCAGAACATCTTATCTCT GATTTTGAATAACAACAAGTTGCGTGGTGACATTCCCGATCAGTTGACCAATTGTTTCAGTCTTCTGATTCT AAATGTCTCCTACAACAACTTATCGGGCATCATACCCCCTAATCGCAACTTTACACGGTTTCCGCCTAATAG TGACAAAGATATTCTCTTCAGCTTCATTGGAAATGCTTTTCTATGCGGCAATTGGTTGGGATCCATATGTGGACCTTCTGTGACGAAATCTCAAG TGCTCTTTGCCCCAGCATTTCTCTCCCGAACTGCTGTCATCTGCATGGTGTTGGGATTCGTCACTTTGTTTTCCATGATCTTGGTGGCCATCTACAAGTCAAAACAGCGAAGCATTGTAAAGAAACCCAGTAAAAATATACATG GCCCTCCAAAACTCGTTATTCTTCACATGGATATGGCTATTCGTACCTTTGATGATATTATGCGAATAACTGAGAATTTCAGTGAGAAGTATATCGTTGGATATGGAGCTTCAAGTACAGTTTATAAGTGTGTGTTGAAGAGCTCCCGGCCTATTGCGATAAAACGACTTTACAGTCAGTATCAGAATAATTCCCAAGAGTTCGAGACTGAGCTTGAAACTATCGGGAGTATCAGGCACAGGAACATTGTCAGCCTCCATGGCTACGCATTATCTCCTCATGGGAATCTCCTTTTCTACGACTTTATGGAGAATGGTTCATTGTGGGATCTTCTTCATG GTCCTTCTAAAAAGGTCAAGCTTGATTGGGATACACGCCTTAAAATAGCTGTGGGAGCTGCTCAAGGGCTTGCATATCTCCACCATGACTGCGACCCGCGAATCATCCACAGGGACATCAAGTCTTCAAACATCTTGCTGGATGAGAACTTTGAGGCTCACCTTTCTGATTTTGGGATTGCAAAGTGCATCCCCTCGGCAAAGACTCATGCCTCAACTTACGTTCTCGGAACGATTGGCTATATCGATCCTGAGTATGCTCGCACTTCAAGGTTGACTGAGAAATCAGATGTCTACAGCTTTGGCATTGTTCTTCTCGAGCTGTTAACTGGCAAGAAGGCGGTGGACAATGAATCCAATCTGCTGCAAATG ATACTTTCCAAGGCCGATGATAACACGATAATGGACGCTGTTGATCCTGAGGTCTCAGTCACTTGCATGGACATATCCCATGTGAAGAAGGTTTTCCAACTCGCCCTTCTGTGCACGAAGCGGCTCCCCtctgatcggccctcgatgcATGAAGTCGCTAGGGTGCTGGTTTCCCTGGTTCCACCTCCAGCTACTAAGAAGCCTACTCCGGTCCCACTCAAGCGCATCGACTATGCCCGGTTTGTGATAGACAACCAAggacagcagcagcagctaaCGACAAATCACCAAAACAACTCATCTGATGCTCAGTGGTTCCTACGATTCCGTGAAGTCGTCTCAAAGAATACCTTCTGA
- the LOC116196105 gene encoding LRR receptor-like serine/threonine-protein kinase ERL1 isoform X4 translates to MADDTFFRHRGNARLLLWLWLSVAVFSVFCPLAAALIDEGKGLMKVKASFSDVANVLLDWDDVHNTDFCSWRGVACDNFSLSVVSLNLSNLNLGGEISPAIGDLRNLQSIDFQGNKLTGQIPDEIGDCSTLIHLDLSDNLLYGDIPYSISNLKQLEFLNLKNNQLTGPIPSSVTQIPNLKTLDLARNLLTGEIPRLLYWNEVLQYLGLRGNLLTGTLSPDMCQLTGLWFFDVRGNNLTGTIPENIGNCTSFEILDISYNQITGEIPYNIAFLQVATLSLQGNRLTGKIPEVIGLMQALAVLDLSENELVGPIPPILGNLSFTGKLYLHGNKLTGPIPPELGNMSKLSYLQLNDNHLTGTIPAELGKLDQLFELNLANNYLEGPIPDNISSCMALNQFNVHGNRLNRSIPSGFRNLRSLTYLNLSANNFRGRIPTDLGRIINLDTLDLSSNDFSGPVPPSIGGLEHLLTLNLSRNHLDGPLPAGFGNLRSIQIIDMSFNNLSGTIPAELGQLQNILSLILNNNKLRGDIPDQLTNCFSLLILNVSYNNLSGIIPPNRNFTRFPPNSFIGNAFLCGNWLGSICGPSVTKSQAFLSRTAVICMVLGFVTLFSMILVAIYKSKQRSIVKKPSKNIHGPPKLVILHMDMAIRTFDDIMRITENFSEKYIVGYGASSTVYKCVLKSSRPIAIKRLYSQYQNNSQEFETELETIGSIRHRNIVSLHGYALSPHGNLLFYDFMENGSLWDLLHGPSKKVKLDWDTRLKIAVGAAQGLAYLHHDCDPRIIHRDIKSSNILLDENFEAHLSDFGIAKCIPSAKTHASTYVLGTIGYIDPEYARTSRLTEKSDVYSFGIVLLELLTGKKAVDNESNLLQMILSKADDNTIMDAVDPEVSVTCMDISHVKKVFQLALLCTKRLPSDRPSMHEVARVLVSLVPPPATKKPTPVPLKRIDYARFVIDNQGQQQQLTTNHQNNSSDAQWFLRFREVVSKNTF, encoded by the exons CGATGTGCACAACACGGATTTCTGCTCATGGCGCGGTGTCGCCTGTGACAACTTCAGCCTCTCTGTCGTCTCTCT GAATCTGTCCAACTTGAACTTGGGAGGCGAGATTTCCCCTGCCATCGGTGATCTTAGGAACTTGCAGTCCAT AGATTTCCAGGGGAATAAGTTGACGGGTCAAATCCCAGATGAAATTGGAGATTGTTCGACTCTGATACACTT GGATTTGTCCGACAACTTGCTTTATGGAGATATTCCGTACTCAATTTCCAACCTTAAGCAGCTTGAATTCTT GAACCTGAAGAACAACCAGTTAACTGGACCTATTCCTTCAAGTGTTACTCAGATTCCTAATCTGAAAACTCT TGATCTTGCTCGGAACCTGCTTACTGGTGAGATACCTCGGCTACTCTACTGGAATGAAGTTCTGCAATACCT TGGCCTACGTGGGAATTTGCTCACTGGAACATTGTCTCCCGATATGTGCCAGCTGACAGGACTTTGGTTCTT TGATGTAAGGGGGAACAATTTGACTGGTACCATTCCTGAGAACATTGGCAACTGTACGAGCTTTGAAATCTT GGATATTTCATACAATCAGATAACTGGAGAGATCCCTTACAACATTGCCTTCCTCCAAGTTGCTACCCT GTCACTGCAGGGTAACAGGCTAACAGGGAAAATACCAGAGGTCATTGGTTTGATGCAAGCTCTCGCCGTTCT GGACTTGAGCGAGAATGAGTTGGTTGGACCGATTCCCCCCATACTCGGCAACCTGTCTTTTACTGGCAAATT gTACCTCCATGGGAATAAACTCACTGGTCCTATTCCCCCAGAGCTCGGCAACATGTCAAAACTAAGCTATTT GCAGTTGAATGATAATCACCTAACTGGGACCATTCCAGCAGAACTTGGGAAGCTTGATCAGTTGTTTGAATT GAACCTGGCCAACAACTATCTTGAAGGACCTATCCCAGATAACATAAGCTCATGCATGGCACTGAATCAATT CAACGTCCATGGCAATCGCCTGAACAGATCTATTCCATCAGGGTTCCGGAATCTCAGGAGCTTGACTTACCT CAATCTGTCAGCAAACAATTTTAGGGGCAGGATACCTACAGATCTGGGTCGCATCATCAATCTTGATACACT GGACCTCTCAAGTAACGATTTCTCAGGACCTGTACCACCTTCCATCGGTGGACTGGAACATCTACTCACATT GAACCTGAGCAGAAATCATCTTGATGGCCCATTGCCAGCCGGATTTGGGAATCTTAGGAGCATACAGATTAT AGACATGTCATTCAACAATCTCTCCGGCACCATACCTGCTGAACTGGGGCAGTTGCAGAACATCTTATCTCT GATTTTGAATAACAACAAGTTGCGTGGTGACATTCCCGATCAGTTGACCAATTGTTTCAGTCTTCTGATTCT AAATGTCTCCTACAACAACTTATCGGGCATCATACCCCCTAATCGCAACTTTACACGGTTTCCGCCTAATAG CTTCATTGGAAATGCTTTTCTATGCGGCAATTGGTTGGGATCCATATGTGGACCTTCTGTGACGAAATCTCAAG CATTTCTCTCCCGAACTGCTGTCATCTGCATGGTGTTGGGATTCGTCACTTTGTTTTCCATGATCTTGGTGGCCATCTACAAGTCAAAACAGCGAAGCATTGTAAAGAAACCCAGTAAAAATATACATG GCCCTCCAAAACTCGTTATTCTTCACATGGATATGGCTATTCGTACCTTTGATGATATTATGCGAATAACTGAGAATTTCAGTGAGAAGTATATCGTTGGATATGGAGCTTCAAGTACAGTTTATAAGTGTGTGTTGAAGAGCTCCCGGCCTATTGCGATAAAACGACTTTACAGTCAGTATCAGAATAATTCCCAAGAGTTCGAGACTGAGCTTGAAACTATCGGGAGTATCAGGCACAGGAACATTGTCAGCCTCCATGGCTACGCATTATCTCCTCATGGGAATCTCCTTTTCTACGACTTTATGGAGAATGGTTCATTGTGGGATCTTCTTCATG GTCCTTCTAAAAAGGTCAAGCTTGATTGGGATACACGCCTTAAAATAGCTGTGGGAGCTGCTCAAGGGCTTGCATATCTCCACCATGACTGCGACCCGCGAATCATCCACAGGGACATCAAGTCTTCAAACATCTTGCTGGATGAGAACTTTGAGGCTCACCTTTCTGATTTTGGGATTGCAAAGTGCATCCCCTCGGCAAAGACTCATGCCTCAACTTACGTTCTCGGAACGATTGGCTATATCGATCCTGAGTATGCTCGCACTTCAAGGTTGACTGAGAAATCAGATGTCTACAGCTTTGGCATTGTTCTTCTCGAGCTGTTAACTGGCAAGAAGGCGGTGGACAATGAATCCAATCTGCTGCAAATG ATACTTTCCAAGGCCGATGATAACACGATAATGGACGCTGTTGATCCTGAGGTCTCAGTCACTTGCATGGACATATCCCATGTGAAGAAGGTTTTCCAACTCGCCCTTCTGTGCACGAAGCGGCTCCCCtctgatcggccctcgatgcATGAAGTCGCTAGGGTGCTGGTTTCCCTGGTTCCACCTCCAGCTACTAAGAAGCCTACTCCGGTCCCACTCAAGCGCATCGACTATGCCCGGTTTGTGATAGACAACCAAggacagcagcagcagctaaCGACAAATCACCAAAACAACTCATCTGATGCTCAGTGGTTCCTACGATTCCGTGAAGTCGTCTCAAAGAATACCTTCTGA
- the LOC116196105 gene encoding LRR receptor-like serine/threonine-protein kinase ERL1 isoform X3, with amino-acid sequence MADDTFFRHRGNARLLLWLWLSVAVFSVFCPLAAALIDEGKGLMKVKASFSDVANVLLDWDDVHNTDFCSWRGVACDNFSLSVVSLNLSNLNLGGEISPAIGDLRNLQSIDFQGNKLTGQIPDEIGDCSTLIHLDLSDNLLYGDIPYSISNLKQLEFLNLKNNQLTGPIPSSVTQIPNLKTLDLARNLLTGEIPRLLYWNEVLQYLGLRGNLLTGTLSPDMCQLTGLWFFDVRGNNLTGTIPENIGNCTSFEILDISYNQITGEIPYNIAFLQVATLSLQGNRLTGKIPEVIGLMQALAVLDLSENELVGPIPPILGNLSFTGKLYLHGNKLTGPIPPELGNMSKLSYLQLNDNHLTGTIPAELGKLDQLFELNLANNYLEGPIPDNISSCMALNQFNVHGNRLNRSIPSGFRNLRSLTYLNLSANNFRGRIPTDLGRIINLDTLDLSSNDFSGPVPPSIGGLEHLLTLNLSRNHLDGPLPAGFGNLRSIQIIDMSFNNLSGTIPAELGQLQNILSLILNNNKLRGDIPDQLTNCFSLLILNVSYNNLSGIIPPNRNFTRFPPNSFIGNAFLCGNWLGSICGPSVTKSQVLFAPAFLSRTAVICMVLGFVTLFSMILVAIYKSKQRSIVKKPSKNIHGPPKLVILHMDMAIRTFDDIMRITENFSEKYIVGYGASSTVYKCVLKSSRPIAIKRLYSQYQNNSQEFETELETIGSIRHRNIVSLHGYALSPHGNLLFYDFMENGSLWDLLHGPSKKVKLDWDTRLKIAVGAAQGLAYLHHDCDPRIIHRDIKSSNILLDENFEAHLSDFGIAKCIPSAKTHASTYVLGTIGYIDPEYARTSRLTEKSDVYSFGIVLLELLTGKKAVDNESNLLQMILSKADDNTIMDAVDPEVSVTCMDISHVKKVFQLALLCTKRLPSDRPSMHEVARVLVSLVPPPATKKPTPVPLKRIDYARFVIDNQGQQQQLTTNHQNNSSDAQWFLRFREVVSKNTF; translated from the exons CGATGTGCACAACACGGATTTCTGCTCATGGCGCGGTGTCGCCTGTGACAACTTCAGCCTCTCTGTCGTCTCTCT GAATCTGTCCAACTTGAACTTGGGAGGCGAGATTTCCCCTGCCATCGGTGATCTTAGGAACTTGCAGTCCAT AGATTTCCAGGGGAATAAGTTGACGGGTCAAATCCCAGATGAAATTGGAGATTGTTCGACTCTGATACACTT GGATTTGTCCGACAACTTGCTTTATGGAGATATTCCGTACTCAATTTCCAACCTTAAGCAGCTTGAATTCTT GAACCTGAAGAACAACCAGTTAACTGGACCTATTCCTTCAAGTGTTACTCAGATTCCTAATCTGAAAACTCT TGATCTTGCTCGGAACCTGCTTACTGGTGAGATACCTCGGCTACTCTACTGGAATGAAGTTCTGCAATACCT TGGCCTACGTGGGAATTTGCTCACTGGAACATTGTCTCCCGATATGTGCCAGCTGACAGGACTTTGGTTCTT TGATGTAAGGGGGAACAATTTGACTGGTACCATTCCTGAGAACATTGGCAACTGTACGAGCTTTGAAATCTT GGATATTTCATACAATCAGATAACTGGAGAGATCCCTTACAACATTGCCTTCCTCCAAGTTGCTACCCT GTCACTGCAGGGTAACAGGCTAACAGGGAAAATACCAGAGGTCATTGGTTTGATGCAAGCTCTCGCCGTTCT GGACTTGAGCGAGAATGAGTTGGTTGGACCGATTCCCCCCATACTCGGCAACCTGTCTTTTACTGGCAAATT gTACCTCCATGGGAATAAACTCACTGGTCCTATTCCCCCAGAGCTCGGCAACATGTCAAAACTAAGCTATTT GCAGTTGAATGATAATCACCTAACTGGGACCATTCCAGCAGAACTTGGGAAGCTTGATCAGTTGTTTGAATT GAACCTGGCCAACAACTATCTTGAAGGACCTATCCCAGATAACATAAGCTCATGCATGGCACTGAATCAATT CAACGTCCATGGCAATCGCCTGAACAGATCTATTCCATCAGGGTTCCGGAATCTCAGGAGCTTGACTTACCT CAATCTGTCAGCAAACAATTTTAGGGGCAGGATACCTACAGATCTGGGTCGCATCATCAATCTTGATACACT GGACCTCTCAAGTAACGATTTCTCAGGACCTGTACCACCTTCCATCGGTGGACTGGAACATCTACTCACATT GAACCTGAGCAGAAATCATCTTGATGGCCCATTGCCAGCCGGATTTGGGAATCTTAGGAGCATACAGATTAT AGACATGTCATTCAACAATCTCTCCGGCACCATACCTGCTGAACTGGGGCAGTTGCAGAACATCTTATCTCT GATTTTGAATAACAACAAGTTGCGTGGTGACATTCCCGATCAGTTGACCAATTGTTTCAGTCTTCTGATTCT AAATGTCTCCTACAACAACTTATCGGGCATCATACCCCCTAATCGCAACTTTACACGGTTTCCGCCTAATAG CTTCATTGGAAATGCTTTTCTATGCGGCAATTGGTTGGGATCCATATGTGGACCTTCTGTGACGAAATCTCAAG TGCTCTTTGCCCCAGCATTTCTCTCCCGAACTGCTGTCATCTGCATGGTGTTGGGATTCGTCACTTTGTTTTCCATGATCTTGGTGGCCATCTACAAGTCAAAACAGCGAAGCATTGTAAAGAAACCCAGTAAAAATATACATG GCCCTCCAAAACTCGTTATTCTTCACATGGATATGGCTATTCGTACCTTTGATGATATTATGCGAATAACTGAGAATTTCAGTGAGAAGTATATCGTTGGATATGGAGCTTCAAGTACAGTTTATAAGTGTGTGTTGAAGAGCTCCCGGCCTATTGCGATAAAACGACTTTACAGTCAGTATCAGAATAATTCCCAAGAGTTCGAGACTGAGCTTGAAACTATCGGGAGTATCAGGCACAGGAACATTGTCAGCCTCCATGGCTACGCATTATCTCCTCATGGGAATCTCCTTTTCTACGACTTTATGGAGAATGGTTCATTGTGGGATCTTCTTCATG GTCCTTCTAAAAAGGTCAAGCTTGATTGGGATACACGCCTTAAAATAGCTGTGGGAGCTGCTCAAGGGCTTGCATATCTCCACCATGACTGCGACCCGCGAATCATCCACAGGGACATCAAGTCTTCAAACATCTTGCTGGATGAGAACTTTGAGGCTCACCTTTCTGATTTTGGGATTGCAAAGTGCATCCCCTCGGCAAAGACTCATGCCTCAACTTACGTTCTCGGAACGATTGGCTATATCGATCCTGAGTATGCTCGCACTTCAAGGTTGACTGAGAAATCAGATGTCTACAGCTTTGGCATTGTTCTTCTCGAGCTGTTAACTGGCAAGAAGGCGGTGGACAATGAATCCAATCTGCTGCAAATG ATACTTTCCAAGGCCGATGATAACACGATAATGGACGCTGTTGATCCTGAGGTCTCAGTCACTTGCATGGACATATCCCATGTGAAGAAGGTTTTCCAACTCGCCCTTCTGTGCACGAAGCGGCTCCCCtctgatcggccctcgatgcATGAAGTCGCTAGGGTGCTGGTTTCCCTGGTTCCACCTCCAGCTACTAAGAAGCCTACTCCGGTCCCACTCAAGCGCATCGACTATGCCCGGTTTGTGATAGACAACCAAggacagcagcagcagctaaCGACAAATCACCAAAACAACTCATCTGATGCTCAGTGGTTCCTACGATTCCGTGAAGTCGTCTCAAAGAATACCTTCTGA